In Ciconia boyciana chromosome 3, ASM3463844v1, whole genome shotgun sequence, a genomic segment contains:
- the CHRM3 gene encoding muscarinic acetylcholine receptor M3 isoform X1, with the protein MLTHYQFCFQKRTSQNYTVPDATSRFDVPHWTVLCQRATMIMQNNSSASPLFSNVSSFWKRDSPGPRLLDEAASLIGSYDFPQTTESFPFSAVELTNMSLNATSKDPLGGHTVWQVVLIAFLTGILALVTIIGNILVIVAFKVNKQLKTVNNYFLLSLACADLIIGVISMNLYTTYIIMDHWALGNLACDLWLSIDYVASNASVMNLLVISFDRYFSITRPLTYRAKRTTKRAGVMIGLAWIISFVLWAPAILFWQYFVGERTVPPDECFIQFLSEPIITFGTAIAAFYLPVTIMSILYWRIYKETEKRTKELAGLQASGSEAEAARFVHQTGSSRSCSSYELQRQSMKRSTRRKYRRCHFWLTMKSWEPNADQGDQEHSSSDSWNNNDAAASLENSASSDEEDIAAETRAIYSIVLKLPGHSAILNSTKLPSSEDLHESGDELQKSDMESKEKKPKKLHPPKSVQDGGNFQKSFSKLPIQTGSAETTTASDGISSVTKTSAALPLSFKEATLAKKFALKTRSQITKRKRMSLIKEKKAAQTLSAILFAFIITWTPYNIMVLVNTFCSCIPKTFWNLGYWLCYINSTVNPVCYALCNKTFRNTFKMLLLCQCDKRKRRKQQYQQRQSVIFHKRIPREAS; encoded by the coding sequence acTATGTCAGAGAGCCACAATGATCATGCAAAATAACAGTTCAGCCTCGCCCCTCTTTTCAAATGTGAGCTCCTTCTGGAAGAGAGATTCACCTGGACCGAGACTCCTGGATGAAGCAGCGTCGCTCATTGGCAGCTATGATTTCCCTCAGACCACAGAGAGTTTTCCCTTCTCCGCTGTGGAATTGACAAACATGTCCCTAAATGCCACAAGCAAAGACCCTCTGGGTGGACACACTGTCTGGCAAGTAGTTTTGATTGCTTTCCTCACTGGGATCCTTGCACTGGTGACCATCATAGGAAACATCCTAGTGATTGTTGCATTTAAGGTTAACAAACAACTGAAAACGGTCAACAACTACTTCTTGTTGAGCCTTGCTTGTGCAGATTTGATCATCGGTGTTATTTCCATGAATCTTTACACCACATACATCATCATGGACCACTGGGCTTTGGGAAACTTGGCCTGTGATCTTTGGCTCTCCATTGACTATGTCGCCAGTAATGCCTCTGTCATGAATCTCCTTGTCATAAGTTTTGACCGGTATTTTTCCATCACTAGGCCGCTTACATACAGAGCCAAACGAACAACCAAAAGGGCTGGGGTGATGATTGGTTTAGCATGGATCATCTCTTTTGTTCTTTGGGCCCCTGCCATCTTGTTCTGGCAGTATTTTGTTGGCGAGAGGACTGTACCTCCTGATGAATGTTTCATCCAGTTTCTAAGTGAACCTATCATCACTTTTGGCACTGCCATAGCTGCCTTTTACTTGCCAGTCACCATTATGAGTATTTTGTATTGGAGGATCTACAAGGAGACCGAGAAACGCACCAAAGAGTTAGCAGGGCTACAGGCTTCGGGCAGTGAAGCAGAGGCAGCACGTTTCGTGCACCAGACAGGCAGCTCCCGGAGCTGCAGCAGCTACGAGCTGCAACGGCAGAGCATGAAACGCTCCACCCGAAGGAAATACAGACGCTGCCACTTCTGGCTCACAATGAAGAGCTGGGAGCCCAATGCAGACCAGGGGGACcaagagcacagcagcagcgACAGCTGGAACAACAACGATGCTGCTGCGTCCCTTGAAAATTCAGCCTCCTCTGATGAAGAAGACATCGCTGCAGAGACCAGAGCCATCTATTCAATCGTGCTGAAGCTTCCTGGTCACAGCGCCATCCTCAATTCCACAAAACTACCCTCCTCGGAAGATCTGCATGAGTCAGGGGATGAACTGCAGAAATCCGACATGGAATCgaaggaaaagaaacctaaaaaaCTGCACCCTCCCAAAAGTGTTCAGGATGGTGGAAATTTCCAAAAGAGCTTTTCTAAGCTTCCAATTCAGACAGGGTCAGCAGAGACAACCACAGCTTCTGATGGCATCTCATCAGTGACCAAGACAtctgcagccctgcccttgTCCTTCAAGGAAGCAACCCTGGCAAAAAAGTTTGCCTTGAAGACCAGAAGTCAGATCACAAAGCGAAAACGAATGTCACttatcaaagaaaagaaagcgGCACAGACGCTCAGTGCCATTTTGTTTGCCTTCATCATTACCTGGACCCCATATAACATCATGGTTCTGGTGAACACCTTTTGCAGCTGTATCCCCAAAACTTTCTGGAACCTGGGGTACTGGCTTTGCTACATCAATAGCACAGTGAACCCTGTGTGCTATGCACTGTGTaacaaaacattcagaaacacTTTCAAGATGCTACTGCTGTGCCAGTGTGACAAACGAAAACGACGCAAACAGCAGTATCAGCAAAGGCAGTCAGTCATTTTTCATAAGCGGATCCCTAGGGAGGCTTCATag
- the CHRM3 gene encoding muscarinic acetylcholine receptor M3 isoform X2 — protein sequence MIMQNNSSASPLFSNVSSFWKRDSPGPRLLDEAASLIGSYDFPQTTESFPFSAVELTNMSLNATSKDPLGGHTVWQVVLIAFLTGILALVTIIGNILVIVAFKVNKQLKTVNNYFLLSLACADLIIGVISMNLYTTYIIMDHWALGNLACDLWLSIDYVASNASVMNLLVISFDRYFSITRPLTYRAKRTTKRAGVMIGLAWIISFVLWAPAILFWQYFVGERTVPPDECFIQFLSEPIITFGTAIAAFYLPVTIMSILYWRIYKETEKRTKELAGLQASGSEAEAARFVHQTGSSRSCSSYELQRQSMKRSTRRKYRRCHFWLTMKSWEPNADQGDQEHSSSDSWNNNDAAASLENSASSDEEDIAAETRAIYSIVLKLPGHSAILNSTKLPSSEDLHESGDELQKSDMESKEKKPKKLHPPKSVQDGGNFQKSFSKLPIQTGSAETTTASDGISSVTKTSAALPLSFKEATLAKKFALKTRSQITKRKRMSLIKEKKAAQTLSAILFAFIITWTPYNIMVLVNTFCSCIPKTFWNLGYWLCYINSTVNPVCYALCNKTFRNTFKMLLLCQCDKRKRRKQQYQQRQSVIFHKRIPREAS from the coding sequence ATGATCATGCAAAATAACAGTTCAGCCTCGCCCCTCTTTTCAAATGTGAGCTCCTTCTGGAAGAGAGATTCACCTGGACCGAGACTCCTGGATGAAGCAGCGTCGCTCATTGGCAGCTATGATTTCCCTCAGACCACAGAGAGTTTTCCCTTCTCCGCTGTGGAATTGACAAACATGTCCCTAAATGCCACAAGCAAAGACCCTCTGGGTGGACACACTGTCTGGCAAGTAGTTTTGATTGCTTTCCTCACTGGGATCCTTGCACTGGTGACCATCATAGGAAACATCCTAGTGATTGTTGCATTTAAGGTTAACAAACAACTGAAAACGGTCAACAACTACTTCTTGTTGAGCCTTGCTTGTGCAGATTTGATCATCGGTGTTATTTCCATGAATCTTTACACCACATACATCATCATGGACCACTGGGCTTTGGGAAACTTGGCCTGTGATCTTTGGCTCTCCATTGACTATGTCGCCAGTAATGCCTCTGTCATGAATCTCCTTGTCATAAGTTTTGACCGGTATTTTTCCATCACTAGGCCGCTTACATACAGAGCCAAACGAACAACCAAAAGGGCTGGGGTGATGATTGGTTTAGCATGGATCATCTCTTTTGTTCTTTGGGCCCCTGCCATCTTGTTCTGGCAGTATTTTGTTGGCGAGAGGACTGTACCTCCTGATGAATGTTTCATCCAGTTTCTAAGTGAACCTATCATCACTTTTGGCACTGCCATAGCTGCCTTTTACTTGCCAGTCACCATTATGAGTATTTTGTATTGGAGGATCTACAAGGAGACCGAGAAACGCACCAAAGAGTTAGCAGGGCTACAGGCTTCGGGCAGTGAAGCAGAGGCAGCACGTTTCGTGCACCAGACAGGCAGCTCCCGGAGCTGCAGCAGCTACGAGCTGCAACGGCAGAGCATGAAACGCTCCACCCGAAGGAAATACAGACGCTGCCACTTCTGGCTCACAATGAAGAGCTGGGAGCCCAATGCAGACCAGGGGGACcaagagcacagcagcagcgACAGCTGGAACAACAACGATGCTGCTGCGTCCCTTGAAAATTCAGCCTCCTCTGATGAAGAAGACATCGCTGCAGAGACCAGAGCCATCTATTCAATCGTGCTGAAGCTTCCTGGTCACAGCGCCATCCTCAATTCCACAAAACTACCCTCCTCGGAAGATCTGCATGAGTCAGGGGATGAACTGCAGAAATCCGACATGGAATCgaaggaaaagaaacctaaaaaaCTGCACCCTCCCAAAAGTGTTCAGGATGGTGGAAATTTCCAAAAGAGCTTTTCTAAGCTTCCAATTCAGACAGGGTCAGCAGAGACAACCACAGCTTCTGATGGCATCTCATCAGTGACCAAGACAtctgcagccctgcccttgTCCTTCAAGGAAGCAACCCTGGCAAAAAAGTTTGCCTTGAAGACCAGAAGTCAGATCACAAAGCGAAAACGAATGTCACttatcaaagaaaagaaagcgGCACAGACGCTCAGTGCCATTTTGTTTGCCTTCATCATTACCTGGACCCCATATAACATCATGGTTCTGGTGAACACCTTTTGCAGCTGTATCCCCAAAACTTTCTGGAACCTGGGGTACTGGCTTTGCTACATCAATAGCACAGTGAACCCTGTGTGCTATGCACTGTGTaacaaaacattcagaaacacTTTCAAGATGCTACTGCTGTGCCAGTGTGACAAACGAAAACGACGCAAACAGCAGTATCAGCAAAGGCAGTCAGTCATTTTTCATAAGCGGATCCCTAGGGAGGCTTCATag